From the Salinimicrobium tongyeongense genome, one window contains:
- the murB gene encoding UDP-N-acetylmuramate dehydrogenase — protein sequence MKILSNISLKPYNTFGIDVKARHFAEVTSLDELREVLKNSYASELFILGGGSNMLLTKDVQKTVVYINLKGIEILEERENDVLVKAMAGENWHEFVLYCIDHSFGGLENLSLIPGKVGTAPIQNIGAYGVELKDSFESCTTLDVQTLQLRTFTREECRFGYRDSVFKNEAKGRYIITSVNFRLSKKNHRLNTSYGSIDQFLEEKGIKTPTIASVSEAVISIRQSKLPDPKELGNSGSFFKNPVVSKEKLEKLHKEFPEAPFYVIDEQQVKIPAGWLIDRAGLKGYREGDAGVHTKQALVLVNYGNATGQDILKLAEKIQQKIWDMFGIEISPEVNII from the coding sequence ATGAAAATACTGTCCAACATTTCCCTGAAGCCCTATAACACGTTCGGGATAGATGTTAAGGCCCGTCATTTTGCAGAAGTAACTTCTTTAGACGAGCTGCGGGAGGTTTTAAAGAACAGCTACGCTTCCGAATTATTTATTCTTGGTGGCGGCAGTAATATGCTGCTCACAAAAGATGTTCAAAAGACCGTGGTATATATCAATCTAAAGGGAATTGAAATCCTTGAAGAGCGGGAGAATGACGTACTGGTAAAGGCCATGGCCGGTGAAAACTGGCATGAGTTTGTCTTGTACTGCATTGATCATTCTTTTGGCGGCCTCGAAAACCTATCGCTCATTCCGGGAAAAGTGGGCACGGCTCCAATTCAGAATATTGGCGCTTATGGCGTAGAGCTTAAAGATAGTTTTGAAAGCTGCACCACGCTAGATGTTCAGACGCTGCAGTTAAGAACTTTTACCCGTGAAGAATGCAGGTTTGGCTACAGGGATTCTGTTTTTAAAAATGAAGCTAAGGGCAGGTACATTATTACAAGCGTTAATTTCAGGCTTAGCAAGAAAAATCATAGGCTGAATACTTCCTATGGCTCCATAGACCAGTTTTTGGAAGAAAAAGGTATAAAAACGCCTACAATAGCCAGTGTTTCTGAAGCTGTTATAAGCATAAGACAGTCTAAACTTCCAGACCCCAAAGAATTGGGCAACAGCGGAAGCTTTTTTAAAAACCCTGTGGTTTCCAAAGAGAAGTTAGAGAAGCTGCATAAGGAATTCCCTGAAGCCCCTTTTTATGTAATTGACGAGCAGCAGGTCAAAATCCCTGCCGGCTGGCTCATTGATCGCGCCGGTTTAAAAGGCTATCGCGAAGGAGACGCCGGGGTACACACAAAACAGGCGCTGGTGCTCGTAAACTACGGAAATGCCACCGGCCAGGATATACTCAAGCTCGCCGAAAAGATCCAGCAGAAAATCTGGGATATGTTCGGGATCGAGATTTCTCCCGAAGTCAATATTATCTAA